In a single window of the Pseudomonas sp. B21-015 genome:
- a CDS encoding nuclear transport factor 2 family protein, translated as MDNLSLIKSTYEGANSQENARNTAAALADEAQWTEAAGFPYAGTYVGFDAIVENVFKRLATEWEGFQFKVENYVAQGDKVFAYGNYSGVYKTTGRAMNARVAHLWTLANGKVTHFEQFVDSHTVQLAIADR; from the coding sequence ATGGATAACCTGAGCCTGATCAAAAGTACCTACGAAGGCGCCAACTCCCAGGAGAACGCGCGCAACACTGCCGCGGCGCTGGCCGATGAGGCCCAGTGGACCGAAGCGGCGGGATTTCCGTACGCCGGGACCTACGTCGGTTTCGACGCTATCGTCGAAAACGTCTTCAAGCGTTTGGCCACCGAGTGGGAAGGTTTTCAGTTCAAGGTCGAGAATTACGTCGCACAGGGCGACAAGGTATTTGCCTACGGCAATTACAGCGGCGTCTACAAAACCACTGGCCGCGCGATGAACGCCCGAGTCGCTCATTTGTGGACTCTGGCCAACGGAAAAGTCACGCATTTTGAACAATTCGTCGACAGCCACACTGTGCAATTGGCTATCGCTGACAGGTGA
- a CDS encoding DsbA family protein produces MILHYIYDPLCGWCYGAKPLVQAAQAVLPVIAHGGGMMTGANRQSVSPQLRNYVMPHDRRIAEYTGQPFGEAYFEGLLRDSTAVFDSTPPIAAVLAAEQIAGRGLELLGRLQTAHYMEGRRIADEAVLLELAIQTGLELEAFQQAFNKADTDRHIKDSRTLLANVGGQGFPTFALEQDGQFTLIDIGPWLGKPQAFVQWLSQSLAVKESSSAFQVCGLDGCAH; encoded by the coding sequence ATGATCCTTCACTACATTTACGACCCGTTATGCGGCTGGTGCTACGGCGCCAAACCATTGGTGCAGGCTGCCCAAGCCGTGTTGCCGGTAATCGCCCACGGTGGCGGCATGATGACCGGTGCCAACCGCCAGAGCGTTTCGCCACAGCTGCGTAACTACGTGATGCCCCATGACCGACGGATCGCCGAGTACACCGGCCAGCCGTTTGGCGAGGCGTATTTTGAGGGGTTGCTGCGTGATTCGACGGCGGTGTTCGATTCCACGCCGCCGATTGCCGCTGTGCTGGCGGCCGAGCAGATCGCTGGACGCGGCCTGGAGTTGCTGGGGCGTTTGCAGACGGCTCATTACATGGAGGGTCGACGCATCGCTGACGAAGCCGTTCTGCTGGAACTCGCCATACAAACAGGTCTTGAACTTGAGGCCTTCCAACAGGCGTTCAATAAAGCCGACACGGATCGCCATATCAAGGACAGCCGTACACTCTTGGCCAACGTCGGCGGTCAGGGTTTCCCGACCTTTGCACTGGAACAGGATGGCCAGTTCACCCTGATCGATATCGGTCCCTGGCTCGGCAAGCCGCAAGCCTTCGTCCAATGGTTGAGCCAGTCGCTTGCGGTAAAAGAGTCTTCATCCGCGTTTCAAGTCTGTGGCCTCGACGGCTGCGCCCATTGA